The Candidatus Hinthialibacter antarcticus genome contains a region encoding:
- a CDS encoding prepilin-type N-terminal cleavage/methylation domain-containing protein has translation MRRTKNAFTLIELLIVVAIIGILAAIAVPNFLNAQLRAKLARETSQMKTISDALEMYRMDNNSYPNDHDLDNYAGGHEHGLFSLTSPISYLSSVPQQVFANRDLAATLGFGDTNAYASNGRPDYEMGTGADNGCPDSPQCVQAWSLNGLGPDSDDDIGAHDSFPFGVHIRPFDVSNGLLSNGDSWRIGGEFQRGCFSVGLLPGSIKQYSGGC, from the coding sequence ATGCGCCGCACAAAGAACGCTTTTACATTGATTGAGTTATTAATTGTTGTCGCGATTATTGGAATTTTGGCTGCGATTGCGGTGCCCAACTTTTTGAACGCGCAGTTGCGCGCCAAACTCGCCCGTGAAACATCGCAAATGAAAACCATTTCTGATGCGCTCGAAATGTACCGGATGGATAATAATTCGTACCCAAACGACCATGATTTGGATAATTATGCAGGCGGCCATGAGCATGGTCTCTTCAGTTTGACGTCGCCAATTTCTTATTTATCAAGCGTACCCCAACAAGTGTTTGCCAACAGAGACCTCGCTGCGACATTGGGTTTCGGCGACACCAATGCGTATGCAAGCAACGGTCGGCCTGATTATGAAATGGGCACCGGCGCTGATAATGGTTGTCCCGATTCGCCTCAGTGCGTTCAGGCTTGGAGTTTGAACGGACTCGGCCCTGATTCAGATGACGATATTGGCGCACACGACTCGTTTCCATTCGGCGTTCATATTCGTCCGTTTGATGTCTCCAACGGCTTGCTCTCCAATGGCGACAGCTGGCGAATTGGCGGTGAATTTCAACGCGGCTGCTTCTCGGTCGGGTTGTTGCCTGGTTCGATTAAGCAATATAGCGGCGGTTGCTAA